A segment of the Terribacillus aidingensis genome:
TCAGCCCAAGGCATCCAAACCCATGAACGGAGGACGAAATCCGCCACAGACAAGTCGGTAAAATGAAAGAAGTACGCTACCCATGCGATGGCTGACCAAAGCACGCCGCCGACGAATCCGGTAGCGACGGCACTTCTATTAAAACGTGATGCGGTTTTACGGTTTTGCTGCATAAAATTCACCTCAATACGTAGCATGCCTTAACCAAACGATTTTAATCACAGATGCCATCTAGTGTTATCTGTATTTTTTTAGTAAAATAGAAGGAAATCGAAACGAGGCTGGTGAAATAATGTCAGATAAACAAACCAATACCTATGGCGGGCAAGCCGTCATTGAAGGTGTCATGTTTGCGGGAAAAAACAGCTTCGTTACTGCCGTTCGCAGAAATGACGAGAGCATAGACTACTTAACCGTCGAACGCCAAGACAATCCGAAATTATCCAAGTTGAAAAAGATACCTATACTGCGAGGAATCGCAGCGATCATACACGCTAGCGCCAATGGCACGAAGCATCTGAACTTTTCTTCAGAACGTTACGGGGTCAATCCTGAGGACGATGCACAGATAGTTCCAGAGGAGAAAAAATCAAAGCTGGCAATGATCATTGGTATCGGTGCCGTTGGTGTACTATCCTTTATCTTCGGGAAATTAATATTCACACTGACTCCTGCACTCGTCGCGGATTTCTTCGACAAGTGGCTTCCTTCCAGATTCGAACAAGTTGCACTGGAAGGTTTCCTGAAGCTTATCCTGCTTCTTGCCTATGTTTATCTCGTTTCCCTGACACCATTGATCAGGCGTGTATTCCAATATCACGGCGCTGAACATAAGGTGATCAACTGTTACGAAAACGGTCTGCCGCTTACGGTAGAGAATGTACAAAAGCAATCCAGGCTTCATTATCGATGCGGATCAAGCTTTATGCTGTTCACTGTCATAGTCGGTGTGATTGTGTATATGTTCGTTGCCACAGATCCGCTATGGTGGCGTATGGTGAACCGTATCCTGCTTCTGCCGCTTGTTATCGGTCTGTCCTTCGAGGTACTTCAGCTGACGAATAAGGTTCGTGATATCCCTGTTCTTCGCTTCCTTGGCTATCCAGGCCTATGGCTGCAGCTGGTCACGACAAAAGAGCCAAAGGATGATCAAGTGGAAGTTGCCCTGGCTTCTTTCAAAAAAGTGCTTGAAAATGATTCTGTACAGGTGAATAGTGGTATAAAGATAGTAAGATAACGAAACCATGTCACCATCAAGGCATGGAAAGGAGGAAAATGGGTTGCGTAGATCTGGGTCTTCCATCATCGTGTTTGTTTTGATTGGTCTTGCTGTCATCGGTGTCAGCATGCAGCTCGTGACAAATCCAGGAGCATTCTTCCAAAACGTGCTCGTTTGGATTGGAGGTGCCGTCCTCTTTGGTGCATTACTCTACTTCATTCTTACACGCTTGCGTGGCCGCTCCGCTGCAGGCGGCAGTGGCAGCAGCAGTGATATGCAGAAATATAAGAAAGCAGTAAAGCAGTCCAAGCAGAAATACAAGCAGCCAAAAGCCCGCCCTGTCAACAAACCAGCTAAACCAGCAGCTAGTATCAAAAAAGTTTCCGCTGCCAGAAAAAAACGTCCGGTAAAGGATCGCTCACGCGGTCCGCAGCTTCGTGTCATCGAAGGAAACAAACAGAAACGCAAAAAGTCGAGCATCTGATGCCCGACTTTTTTTATGGCCAGCGTTTTAGAAAGTGCTCTGCTTTCTCCCTGCCGACTGCTATTAGCTTCTCCTTTTCCAAAGCTGATATATCGAAATCGGCCATTCCGATACCTTCTACCGGAATGAAGATGATGTCCCTTGCTGTTTCCTGATTTATATGACGCATATCATGCGCTACCTTCATCGTCTTAAAAAGCGCATAAAACAGATCAAAAGATTGATGAACTTTCTGGACCGGAATTTTTTGTACTGCTTCACTCAGCTTCATTCCCAGGATAGGCCGCCTCAATAGACGCTCCTCCCCTTCCAGTGTCCAAAGCGGGAAGTTGCTCAGCACTCCGCCGTCGAGCAGCAGACTTCTTTTCCGATTGTTATAGAGAAGTTTTGCCGGCATGAATATGTACGGAATACCTGCACTCATCCTAATAGCCCGGGCTACCGGGAAACTTCCGCCATCGATTCCATATGTCTCGTTCAAATCATCCGGAAAAACGATTAATCTGCCTAACGTTACATCTGCTGCGATCACTTTCAATGTTCGAGGCTTCAAATCATGAAAAGTATACACTTGTTTTCTTGCCAATGCCTCATAAAGCCAGCGTTCCAATGCATTTCCTTTGTACAGTCCCATTTTGAAATATAGCGTTAGCCAATTAGCAAAAGGAATATATCTTGTAAGCTTAATAGGATCGGTGAATTTACTGATATCCGTTTCTTGAAGCAATGCTTCCATTTCTTCCCCGCTGTAACCAGCTGCCAGCAAGCCGGCGACAATAGCACCAGCAGAGGTGCCAGCCACATTCTCAAACTCGTATTTCTCCTTCTCCACAGCCTGTATAGCACCGATGAATGCAAAAGCCTTCACCCCGCCGCCTGAGAAAACACCGTCTATTTTCATAAGCACGCTCCATGATGACTTTTTATTATACCTAATCAGGAAAGTGCTTTTTTAGAACAAAAAAACCATCCAAATTGGATGGTTTCTGTTAAGACTTCTGTTTTTGCTGTATTTTGATCAATGCTTCTTTCCGTTCATTATCTTCCTGGAAGTACTGAACAAGATTACCGATCCGCTCGATTGAATTCCAGCTCATATGATGCTCGATACCTTCTACATCCTGATAAATATTCTCTTCCTCGACACCGATGATTCGCAGGAAGTCTTCCAAGAGTTCATGCCGATAGACAAGCCGTTTGCCGACCTGCTCTCCTTTATCAGTAAGAATCAAGCCACGGTACTTTTCATATTTCAGATATTCATCCTTGTCCAGCTTCTGCACCATTTTCGTAACAGAAGACGGATGTACCTGCAGATTCTCTGCTATATCGGACACACGGGCATATCCCTTTTTCTCCATTAATATGTAAATTTGTTCAATATAATCTTCCATGCTCGGTGTAGGCATAAAACTCCTCCATTCAATCCACTGCAACTTCTACATCTTAATATGATACACCTTTTCCAGCGGACAAACAAGCCAACAAAGTTGAAGTGGGTCAAAAGTGTTACACTTATATGAACAGCTATAAAAAATCTTTGAAAATAAGCGCCTGCTTGCTATAATGTAAGTTGGAGTATCAGCAGATGGGGGAAATGACATGGAAGCAGTACTAGTTATTGGAGTTGCACTGATTGTATTCATCGCATATAGTGTAATCCGCTATTTCATTCAGAAGAAACACCTGAAAACTCTTACAGAGGAAGAATTCAAAGCTGGATACCGTAAAGCGCAGCTGATTGATGTACGTGAGCCGAAAGAATTCGACGGCGGACACATCCTAGGTGCACGGAATATCCCACTTACCCAGCTTCGCTACCGTTTGGCTGAAATCCGCAAGGACAAGCCTGTTTATATGTATGACCAAAACGGTACACGTACTGTACGTACTGCAGCAATGCTGCATAAAAAAGGCTATCAGGATCTTAATCAGCTTAAAGGCGGTTTCAAAGCCTGGAGCGGTAAGATCAAACGTAAAGGTGATTAAAAGAGCTTTGCACATTATGTGTGCAAAGCTCTTTTTTCATTCTGGAATATAGCGTAGAATCGGCTTTCTGGCGGCAGTCGTTTCATCCATTCTGCTGACGACTGTTGTATGCGGCGCCTCTTGTACAATTTCTGGGTTATGTTCTGCATCTGCAGCAATTTCCAGCATCGTATCAATGAAACTATCCAATGTTTCTTTAGCTTCTGTTTCGGTTGGCTCGATCATCAGTGCTTCCTCTACATTGAGCGGGAAGTAAATAGTCGGCGGATGGTACCCGAAATCAAGCAATCGTTTCGCAATATCAAGCGTACGGACACCCAGCTTTTTCTGTCTGCGCCCGGAAAGAACGAATTCATGCTTACAATGCTGTGTGTATGGCAGATCGAATGCTTCACTCAAGCGACGCATCATGTAATTCGCATTCAGGACCGCATATTCACTTACACGTTTCAGTCCTTCTGGTCCCAGCGTCCGGATATACGTGTACGCACGTACGTTGATACCGAAGTTTCCGTAATATGGCTTCACTCGTCCGATAGAATCTGGACGATCTTCGTCAAGGATGATTTCTTCCCCTTGTCTGCGGACAACCGGCTTCGGCAGGAATGCTGCAAGCTCCTCCGAAACGCCGACAGGACCCGATCCTGGTCCCCCGCCGCCATGCGGGCCGGTGAATGTTTTATGCAAATTCAAGTGCACAACATCAAAGCCCATATCTCCAGGTCTTGTATAACCCATGATGGCATTCAGATTTGCACCATCATAATACAATTTGCCGCCTGCTTCATGGACAATCTTGGCCATTTCCAAAATATCCTTTTCGAACAGACCGAGTGTATTCGGATTCGTAAGCATCAGCGCTGCTGTATCTTCTCCAACGACGCGACGCAAATCCTCCAAGTCAACTAGTCCTTCATCATTTGATTTAACTGTTACTGATTCGAATCCAGCAACAGTTGCCGAAGCAGGGTTTGTTCCATGCGCCGAATCCGGCACGATAACCTTCGTACGCTGCGTCTCGCCATTTTTCTCATGCAAGGCACGGATCATCATCAGTCCAGTCCATTCTCCATGAGCTCCTGCTGCAGGCTGCAAACTAACCTCGTGCATACCGGTAATTTCCTTCAGCTGCTCTTGCAGATCGAACATAAGCTCCAGTGCACCTTGTGCCGTTTTCGGATCTTGATACGGATGAACGTGGCTGAATCCATCCATTCTGATGACATCTTCATTGATTTTCGGATTATACTTCATCGTACAAGAGCCGAGCGGATAGAATCCGGAATCAACGCCATAATTTCTTCTTGAAAGGGCTGTGTAATGCCGGATGATCTGCAGCTCGCTCAATTCTGGAAGCGCTGCTGGTTCGCTTCGAATATATTCTGACTCGAAAACTTCTGAAAGATCCGTTTCCGGAACATCCAGCGGCGGCAAGCTGTATCCTGTCCTGCCTGCTTTCGTTTGTTCGAATAACAATGGGAAATCAGTATTGTTTTGCATGGACTGCCGCCACCTCTCTTACAAATGTATCAATCTGTTCTTTTGTGCGCTGCTCCGTCACAGCTACAAGTATGTGGTTCTTCAAACGATCATCAATCCGTCCCAAGTGATACCCCCCGATAAACCCTTGTGTAACCAGATGATCATTCAGTGCATCCGCATCATCTTCTACTTTAATTACTAATTCATTAAAGAAGGCGCCTTGGAAGATGACTTGCAACCCGTGTGCTTCAAGCTGCTTTTTCATATAAAGTGCTTTTTGGATATTCAAGTGAGCCATCTCAGCTACACCTTTTTTACCTAATGCACTCATGGCAACTGAAGAAGCCAAAGCATTCAATGCCTGATTGGAGCAAATATTCGATGTCGCCTTGTCTCGGCGGATATGCTGCTCACGTGCTTGGAGTGTCAGAACGAAACCACGTCTACCTTCCTCATCTTTCGTCTGTCCGACAAGTCTTCCTGGCAGCTTGCGCATTAATTTCGCTGAGCTTGCGAAATAGCCGCAGTGAGGACCGCCGAACTGTGCCGGGATACCGAATACTTGTGTATCCCCAACAACAATATCTGCACCGAAGCTGCCTGGCGGAGTCAAGAATCCTAAAGCCAACGGATTGCTGGAGACAACCATCATCGCTTTCGGCTGTGCATCAATGATTTTGCGAATAGCAGCTAACGGTTCGACCTGTCCGAAGAAATTCGGATATTGCACGATGACACTAGCCGTATCCTCATCTACTGCTTCTTCCAGTGCTTCTAAATCGGTCAATCCATCCTTATGAGGAACTGTGACAATTTCCAAATGCTGTCCTCTTCCATAAGAATCGATCACTTGTCGAGATTCTGGATGAACCGCTTCTGATACAATGATTTTCTTCTTCCGCGTATGGCCAGCGCTTAATGTCGCTGCTTCTGCAAGTGCTGTTCCGCCATCATACATGGAGCTATTCGCAACATCCATTCCAGTCAGCTCAGCAATCATCGTCTGGAACTCAAAGATTGCCTGCAGTTCTCCTTGGGAAATTTCAGGCTGATACGGCGTATAAGCTGTATAGAATTCAGATCTGGATATAACATGATCCACAATTGAAGGAATGTAATGATCGTACACACCAGCTCCAAGGAAGGAAGCATGTGTTTTCATCGTCACGTTACGACTTGCCAAAGCTGCCAGTTCAGCTTTCAATTCCCCTTCACTTTTCGGCTCCTTGATCTGGAGCGGTCCCTTCAAGCGAACTTCCTCGGGGATATCAGAGAACAGTTCCTCCGTGTCTTTCACGCCTATCGTTTGAAGCATTTCTTCTTTGTCTTGCTCTGTCATCGGTAAGTACCTGAAATCCATGCTGTATCCTCCCTCTATTTCCGTTTATAGAATGGTGTTGCAACTACCTTGGCTTGCAGCCGTTTCTTTCGTATCTGCACTTCAACCAGACTGCCTTCTTCGACAGCATCCGCTTGTACGAGTGCAAGGCCGATATAACTGTCCAGTGTCGGTGACTTTGTTCCTGTCGTAACCTCACCGATTTGTTCGTCACCACTGAAAATTGGATAACCATGGCGCGGTATCCCTTTTTCCTGCATTTCAATGCCGACGAGCTTCCGATTCGCTCCGTTCTCTTTTTGCTTCTTCAAGGTTTCTTTTCCGATGAAGTCGGCAGACTTATTCGTTTTCACTGCAAATCCAATACCTGCCTCGATCGGCGTAATGTCCTTCGACAACTCATTGCCATACAGCGGCAGATTCGCTTCAAAGCGTAAGGTGTCCCTTGCACCCAATCCAACTGGCTGAAGATTGTATGCTTGACCATTTTCCAGCAAAAGTTCCCAGACAGCTTGCCCGCTTGCAGCCGGTCCGTAGATTTCAAAGCCATCTTCGCCAGTGTAGCCTGTGCGTGAGATTAGGAAATCTCCTTCCGCCCCTTCCAGCTGCACTGGATAAGCGAATCGGAAAAATGAAATTTCCGACAATTTTTCATCTGTCAGCTTCTGCAGTATTTGCTCTGCATGAGGTCCTTGCAGGGCAACTTGCATATAAGCATCTGATTGATCTTCGATACTGACACCATCTCGTTTATGAGAAAGCAGCCACTCCAAGTCCTTTGCTGTATTGCTGGCATTCACAACTAGCAGATAACGGTTCTCTTCCAGCATATAAACGATTAAATCGTCTACTGTTCCGCCATTTTCATAACACATGACACTGTATTGCGCTTTATTCGGAACGAGCAATTCAATGTCATTTGTCAGGACAAACTGCAGAAAGTCTTTGCTAGCTGGCCCTTCAACCAGAATCTCACCCATATGGGAAACATCGAACAAACCGGCCGCCTGCCGCACTGCATGATGTTCTTCCTGGATGCTGCTGAAATGGACTGGCAGTTCCCATCCCCCGAAATCGATCGTCTTGCTGTTTGCCTCGTAAGCAGGATAAAGCGGGGTTCTTCTCAACTCACTCATCATCTTGCTCCTCTCTTATGTACCTCGCAACAAAAAACAGAGCCACCTCGAAAAAGCTTTGAGGGGCTCTGTCCATTTACCAGAAAGTTTCTTATCGTCCTTGGACCATAGTTGCTTCTTGGGTGGCTTCTACTATGGAAGCACTCTCCAGAGTTGCGTCGTGCTGGAGTTCTTTTGCCTGAGAGATTCACTCAATATTTGCTCCTTCGGCGCCGCTGTACAGCGGTCTCTCCTCCAACATTCACTCGCGGTTTATGAAATTGGAAAACGCGGGCATACTAACAGACAATCAACCTATAAAAAAGCAAAATCCAAACATTTTAATAAAAAATATTGATAATGTCTGGTTTCAGCCTCATTATAACATAACATTTTTACAATGTGTCTACCTTTTTAAGCTTTTTAAACGAAACTCCGAAGAATAAGGAGATGAAATCACAATGCGGGTGCATATAAAAGATGATAAACCTTTCCTCGACATGATGGATGATAAATTGCAGCATGAAGGAGAAACAGCATCATGGGAGCATTTCAAGATGGCTTATACAGCCGCCAAGGAAACAAATATCGATACATTTACCGGGTTGGTTGCACCTGGCTATCTGCCGCATATGACCTTCCATCCCCATCAGCTGGAAGCAAGCCGGCGAGTTGTGGAAGAAATGAATGGACGCGCCATCCTGGCTGATGAAGTTGGTCTGGGGAAAACGATTGAAGCGGGTCTCGTATTGAAAGAATTGATGATTCGAGGCTTGGTGAAAAAGGTACTTCTGCTCGTGCCGGCATCTTTAGTGAACCAATGGGTGAACGAATTGAACTCAAAATTTCATATTCCTGCAGCCTCCCAGCGAAAGCAATATGTATGGGAACATTATGATGTGATCGTCTCCTCCATCGACTTGGCAAAGCGCTCTCCTCACCGGGAGATCATTTTGGAGCAGGACTATGATTTCGTGCTTATCGATGAGGCACATAAACTGAAAAACAACCGGACAAAGAACTATGCTTTCATCCAATCGCTCAAAAAGAAATATTGTCTGCTGCTGACTGCAACACCTGTCCAAAACAAGCTAAGTGATATTTACAATCTTGTATCCTTGCTAAAGCCTGGCTACCTTGGCAGCTACAAGCAATTCAAAGATACATATGGAGATGACCGCAGAGATGCAGAAGAGCATCATTACTTGAAGGAGCTTATCCGAAAAGTGATGGTCCGCAACCGACGGGAAGAAACGGGACTTCAATGGACAAAGCGGAAAGTGGAGACAATTTGGATTGATTTTACCGAACAAGAGCGGCAGGTATATGAAAATATGCAAGATTCCACCAGTGCTGCAGCAACCTTTGCAAAAATAACCCTGCTCCGCGAGCTGTGCAGCTCCAGGGAAGCAGCATATTTGTCCATGAAAAAGATGGTCGAGGAAAATCCGGAAACAAGTAATGTGTATTTGCCTGTTATGAAAGAGATTGAAAAGCTGCCGCAGCATAGCAAGGCACTGAAAGTGGTAGAGCTGATCAAGGCTGCTCCTCCAGGAGAAAAGTTCATCATCTTTACCGAGTACCGGGCTACGCAATTTTACTTGCAATGGACGCTCAAGCAGCACGACATATCCTCCGTTCCTTTCCGAGGCGGCTTCAAGGCCGGTAAAAAGGATTGGATGCGCGAGCTGTTCGAAAAGCATGCACAAGTTCTGATTGCAACCGAAGCTGGCGGCGAAGGTATCAACCTCCAATTTTGCAGCAATATGATCAATTATGATTTGCCATGGAATCCAATGCGGCTGGAGCAGCGCATCGGCAGGATCCATCGTTTTGGTCAGCAGAAGGATGTGCAAATCTATAATTTCGCCGTACGGAACACGCTTGAAGCACACATATTGGAATTGCTTTATAAGAAAATCAACTTATTCGAGCGGGTAATCGGCAATCTCGATCATATCCTTGCCGAACTGCAGGTTTCCGATGTGGAAAAAGAGATTAAGCGGATATTCGCCGATTCTCGTTCCGAAGGAGAAATAAAAGTAAAGCTGGATAATTTGACTGCGGTAATCACCGAGACGGGTGAACAGCTGGAAAGGGCTAAATTACATGGATAGACAAACACTCCACCAGTTTCTGCGGAAATTTTTCCTATCAAACGGCTGTCAGCTTCTAGAGGAAAAAGAGGGGCTGCTTCGGTTCCTTTTGACTCCAGAACTGGATGAAGAATTGATGAATCGGCCGTTTTATTGGCGCTATAAGAAAAGACTTGGCCAAGAAGGCGATCCCATGGAGCTCACCCTTCTGACCGACCCAAACGAGACAGCTGAGAAAGCAGAGCATATTCATTTCGGCAGCCCTCGCCTGCACAAGATTTTCCGTCTGATCCGCGACTCCGCCCAAGTAGCTCGTCTTTATGAAAAGGTAGATACAGCTTCCCGGACACCGCTGTACCCGTGGCTAATCCGCAACATGAGCG
Coding sequences within it:
- a CDS encoding DUF1385 domain-containing protein, with the translated sequence MSDKQTNTYGGQAVIEGVMFAGKNSFVTAVRRNDESIDYLTVERQDNPKLSKLKKIPILRGIAAIIHASANGTKHLNFSSERYGVNPEDDAQIVPEEKKSKLAMIIGIGAVGVLSFIFGKLIFTLTPALVADFFDKWLPSRFEQVALEGFLKLILLLAYVYLVSLTPLIRRVFQYHGAEHKVINCYENGLPLTVENVQKQSRLHYRCGSSFMLFTVIVGVIVYMFVATDPLWWRMVNRILLLPLVIGLSFEVLQLTNKVRDIPVLRFLGYPGLWLQLVTTKEPKDDQVEVALASFKKVLENDSVQVNSGIKIVR
- a CDS encoding SA1362 family protein, which codes for MRRSGSSIIVFVLIGLAVIGVSMQLVTNPGAFFQNVLVWIGGAVLFGALLYFILTRLRGRSAAGGSGSSSDMQKYKKAVKQSKQKYKQPKARPVNKPAKPAASIKKVSAARKKRPVKDRSRGPQLRVIEGNKQKRKKSSI
- a CDS encoding patatin-like phospholipase family protein, whose translation is MKIDGVFSGGGVKAFAFIGAIQAVEKEKYEFENVAGTSAGAIVAGLLAAGYSGEEMEALLQETDISKFTDPIKLTRYIPFANWLTLYFKMGLYKGNALERWLYEALARKQVYTFHDLKPRTLKVIAADVTLGRLIVFPDDLNETYGIDGGSFPVARAIRMSAGIPYIFMPAKLLYNNRKRSLLLDGGVLSNFPLWTLEGEERLLRRPILGMKLSEAVQKIPVQKVHQSFDLFYALFKTMKVAHDMRHINQETARDIIFIPVEGIGMADFDISALEKEKLIAVGREKAEHFLKRWP
- the mntR gene encoding transcriptional regulator MntR, translating into MPTPSMEDYIEQIYILMEKKGYARVSDIAENLQVHPSSVTKMVQKLDKDEYLKYEKYRGLILTDKGEQVGKRLVYRHELLEDFLRIIGVEEENIYQDVEGIEHHMSWNSIERIGNLVQYFQEDNERKEALIKIQQKQKS
- a CDS encoding rhodanese-like domain-containing protein; the protein is MEAVLVIGVALIVFIAYSVIRYFIQKKHLKTLTEEEFKAGYRKAQLIDVREPKEFDGGHILGARNIPLTQLRYRLAEIRKDKPVYMYDQNGTRTVRTAAMLHKKGYQDLNQLKGGFKAWSGKIKRKGD
- the gcvPB gene encoding aminomethyl-transferring glycine dehydrogenase subunit GcvPB; the encoded protein is MQNNTDFPLLFEQTKAGRTGYSLPPLDVPETDLSEVFESEYIRSEPAALPELSELQIIRHYTALSRRNYGVDSGFYPLGSCTMKYNPKINEDVIRMDGFSHVHPYQDPKTAQGALELMFDLQEQLKEITGMHEVSLQPAAGAHGEWTGLMMIRALHEKNGETQRTKVIVPDSAHGTNPASATVAGFESVTVKSNDEGLVDLEDLRRVVGEDTAALMLTNPNTLGLFEKDILEMAKIVHEAGGKLYYDGANLNAIMGYTRPGDMGFDVVHLNLHKTFTGPHGGGGPGSGPVGVSEELAAFLPKPVVRRQGEEIILDEDRPDSIGRVKPYYGNFGINVRAYTYIRTLGPEGLKRVSEYAVLNANYMMRRLSEAFDLPYTQHCKHEFVLSGRRQKKLGVRTLDIAKRLLDFGYHPPTIYFPLNVEEALMIEPTETEAKETLDSFIDTMLEIAADAEHNPEIVQEAPHTTVVSRMDETTAARKPILRYIPE
- the gcvPA gene encoding aminomethyl-transferring glycine dehydrogenase subunit GcvPA, translated to MDFRYLPMTEQDKEEMLQTIGVKDTEELFSDIPEEVRLKGPLQIKEPKSEGELKAELAALASRNVTMKTHASFLGAGVYDHYIPSIVDHVISRSEFYTAYTPYQPEISQGELQAIFEFQTMIAELTGMDVANSSMYDGGTALAEAATLSAGHTRKKKIIVSEAVHPESRQVIDSYGRGQHLEIVTVPHKDGLTDLEALEEAVDEDTASVIVQYPNFFGQVEPLAAIRKIIDAQPKAMMVVSSNPLALGFLTPPGSFGADIVVGDTQVFGIPAQFGGPHCGYFASSAKLMRKLPGRLVGQTKDEEGRRGFVLTLQAREQHIRRDKATSNICSNQALNALASSVAMSALGKKGVAEMAHLNIQKALYMKKQLEAHGLQVIFQGAFFNELVIKVEDDADALNDHLVTQGFIGGYHLGRIDDRLKNHILVAVTEQRTKEQIDTFVREVAAVHAKQY
- the gcvT gene encoding glycine cleavage system aminomethyltransferase GcvT, yielding MSELRRTPLYPAYEANSKTIDFGGWELPVHFSSIQEEHHAVRQAAGLFDVSHMGEILVEGPASKDFLQFVLTNDIELLVPNKAQYSVMCYENGGTVDDLIVYMLEENRYLLVVNASNTAKDLEWLLSHKRDGVSIEDQSDAYMQVALQGPHAEQILQKLTDEKLSEISFFRFAYPVQLEGAEGDFLISRTGYTGEDGFEIYGPAASGQAVWELLLENGQAYNLQPVGLGARDTLRFEANLPLYGNELSKDITPIEAGIGFAVKTNKSADFIGKETLKKQKENGANRKLVGIEMQEKGIPRHGYPIFSGDEQIGEVTTGTKSPTLDSYIGLALVQADAVEEGSLVEVQIRKKRLQAKVVATPFYKRK
- a CDS encoding SNF2-related protein, encoding MRVHIKDDKPFLDMMDDKLQHEGETASWEHFKMAYTAAKETNIDTFTGLVAPGYLPHMTFHPHQLEASRRVVEEMNGRAILADEVGLGKTIEAGLVLKELMIRGLVKKVLLLVPASLVNQWVNELNSKFHIPAASQRKQYVWEHYDVIVSSIDLAKRSPHREIILEQDYDFVLIDEAHKLKNNRTKNYAFIQSLKKKYCLLLTATPVQNKLSDIYNLVSLLKPGYLGSYKQFKDTYGDDRRDAEEHHYLKELIRKVMVRNRREETGLQWTKRKVETIWIDFTEQERQVYENMQDSTSAAATFAKITLLRELCSSREAAYLSMKKMVEENPETSNVYLPVMKEIEKLPQHSKALKVVELIKAAPPGEKFIIFTEYRATQFYLQWTLKQHDISSVPFRGGFKAGKKDWMRELFEKHAQVLIATEAGGEGINLQFCSNMINYDLPWNPMRLEQRIGRIHRFGQQKDVQIYNFAVRNTLEAHILELLYKKINLFERVIGNLDHILAELQVSDVEKEIKRIFADSRSEGEIKVKLDNLTAVITETGEQLERAKLHG